In the genome of Synergistaceae bacterium, the window GTACCGATTATCCTTACATGCCGCGGAGATTGGGAAGGCGGCTACAAAAAAGTAAGCGATGAGGCGAAATTCAAAATTTATGACGGCGCAGTCAAGGGCAGACTTGTCGATTTTATCGACATGGAGCTGAAATATGGTCCTCAGAAGATAGGCGAAGTATTGAAATCCCTTGACGGCAGTTCTGTTCACCTCATAGTTTCATTCCATGATTTTAAAAAGACTCCCGCAAAAGAAGAACTTATTTCAATTATGTCTGCTCAGATCGAAGCCGGTGCGCATGTCGCCAAACTGGCAGCCATGCCGCAGGCAGAAGAGGATGTGCTGACCCTCCTTGAGGCGACACTTGCCGTGCGCAGAAAATTTGCGGATATTCCCATTATTACAATGTCAATGGGCGGCATCGGAGCAGTCAGCCGCATAGTCGGCGGTCTCTACGGCTCCGACCTGACCTTTGCGGTCGGTTCACAGGCATCCGCACCAGGGCAGATCCCGGTGGCAGATCTGCGCAAATGTCTTGATGTGGTTTATCCTGAGGCATAAAAAAACAATATTTTTAAAACAGTATAAAAGCCGACACAAATCTATAAGGGGGAATCATTATGAAAAAACTTTTCGTTCTTTTTATCGCTCTGGTGCTGGTAACGATAGCGGTATCGTCCGGTTTTGCCGCGTATCCCGATAAAAATATCCAGGGATACATCCAATGGGGCGCGGGCGGAGGCATGGACGGAGTTGCCAGGGCACTCTCGCCTCTAGCAGAGAAATATCTGGGGAAAGCAATTATTCTCCAGAACAAAACAGGAGCAAGTGGTGCTGTAGCGACCACATTTGTCGCCAATCAGCCTGCGGACGGCTATAGCCTGCTTTATGCCGCGGAAAACCCGGCTACCTACAGGGTGCTTGGTCTTTCACCTCTCAGCTTCAACGATTTTGAGCCTATCATCCTTGCAGTTGAGGGTGCCGTGGTTGTCTGTGTTAACCCCGATACGCCATATAAAACATTCAAGGATCTCGTTGAGGCAGCCAAGAAAAATAGTAAAATCAAGATGGGGACAAGCGGCACGGGTGGGCTCCCATATGTTGCCGGAGCAATGATGAAGAGTATCCACGGTATCAGCTTCAACTATATCCAGTTTGATGGCGACGGTCCCGGAGCGACGGCTTTAATGGGCGGACACGTGGATGTAATGCCTCTGGCACTTTCTACCTCTGTTGAGTACATTCGCGCGGGACGTCTTCGCGGTCTTGCAGTCCTCAGAACGAAACGTGTCCCGCAGTTACCTGATGTCCCTGCGATCACAGAGATATATCCGGAGTACAAAAAGTATCTTCCATGGGGTCCCTTCTACGGCGTATTTGTGAAGAAGGGTACTCCGAATGACATCGTAGAAAAGCTGACGGATGCTTTCACAAAGGCTTACAACGAACCGCGTTTTACAGAGTTTGTCAATAATTCCGGCGGTTTTAAGCTTGGTCTTACAGGAGATAAGGCGAAAGTATTCCTTAAAAACTTTGAATCGACGGCAAGCTGGCTGATATACAATGCAGGCGGAGCTAAAAAATCTCCGGCGGAGTTTAAAATTCCGGAACCGAAATAAGACATATTCCGACCATTGCGGGACATGGAGGGGCAATTTATTGCCTAAGCCCTTACATGTCCCGCAAAACGCAGGTTTTTAAGAGGCTTTGTTATTCTGTAAATGGAGGGTCTAAGATGGATAGTTCTGAAACAGTGAGTGGCAATGCAGCTGATGCTGAACGCAAAGTCAATATAGATGATAAGCACGCGGCGCCCAAAGATCTTTCTGCTTTTGTTCCTGAGGTGACGCGCAAACCTGGCGAGCTCGGTTTTGCCGTTCTCGGAATAATAT includes:
- a CDS encoding tripartite tricarboxylate transporter substrate binding protein; the encoded protein is MKKLFVLFIALVLVTIAVSSGFAAYPDKNIQGYIQWGAGGGMDGVARALSPLAEKYLGKAIILQNKTGASGAVATTFVANQPADGYSLLYAAENPATYRVLGLSPLSFNDFEPIILAVEGAVVVCVNPDTPYKTFKDLVEAAKKNSKIKMGTSGTGGLPYVAGAMMKSIHGISFNYIQFDGDGPGATALMGGHVDVMPLALSTSVEYIRAGRLRGLAVLRTKRVPQLPDVPAITEIYPEYKKYLPWGPFYGVFVKKGTPNDIVEKLTDAFTKAYNEPRFTEFVNNSGGFKLGLTGDKAKVFLKNFESTASWLIYNAGGAKKSPAEFKIPEPK
- the aroD gene encoding type I 3-dehydroquinate dehydratase, yielding MRLKPKKPIRIRSWTMGGAMPLVCIPLVGKSREEILAEVKNVPEIAPDVIELRIDAWDFVEDVQKSVEMVKEVHAAAGGVPIILTCRGDWEGGYKKVSDEAKFKIYDGAVKGRLVDFIDMELKYGPQKIGEVLKSLDGSSVHLIVSFHDFKKTPAKEELISIMSAQIEAGAHVAKLAAMPQAEEDVLTLLEATLAVRRKFADIPIITMSMGGIGAVSRIVGGLYGSDLTFAVGSQASAPGQIPVADLRKCLDVVYPEA